The genomic stretch CAGTGACGCGCCCCACGTGGCCAACGCCCACAAGTTCCTCCAGTACCTGTTGCAACCCCAGGTAATGGCCGACGTCAGCAACTACATCCACTACGCCAACAGCAACCAGGCCGCCACCGCGTTGCTGCAGCCCGAGGTGCGTGACAACCAGGCGATCTACCCCGACGCGGCCACGCGTGCGCGGCTGTTTGCGCAGAAGACCCAGGATGCCAAGGACATGCGCGCCATCACTCGGGTCTGGAGCACGGTAAAGACCGGGCTCTGAGTCAGTGTCGGCTCGCTCCCACCTTGATTATCCCAGCTGATTGATCATCACCTTCGAGACCTTTGCCATGACCACACCCAACACCGAGTTCTTCAACCAGTTCGATAACGCCCAACTGGTCAAGGCCGACAAGGCCCACCACATGCACGGCTACCACGTGTTCGATGAGCACCGGCAAAACGGCGCGCTGAACATCGTCGCCGGCGACGGCGCGTATATCTACGACAGTGAAGGCCAGCGCTTTCTCGATGCGGTGGGCGGCATGTGGTGCACCAACATCGGCCTGGGCCGCGAGGAAATGGCCCTGGCGATTGCCGATCAGGTCCGGCAACTGGCGTACGCCAATCCGTTCTCCGACATGGCCAATGCGGTGGCAATCGAGCTTTGCGAAAAACTTGCCAGCCTGGCTCCCGGCGATCTCGACCACGTGTTCCTCACCACCGGTGGTTCGACTGCGGTCGACACCGCCTATCGACTGATCCAGTACTACCAGAACTGCCGTGGCAAACCGCAGAAGAAACACATCATTGCCCGCTACAACGCCTATCACGGCTCGACCTGCCTGACGATGTCGATCGGCAACAAGGCTGCTGACCGGGTGCCGGAATTCGATTACGCCCATGAGTTGATCCACCACGTCTCCAACCCCAACCCGTACCGCGCCCCGGATGGCATGGACGAGGCGCAGTTCCTCGAATTCCTGGTCCAGGAGTTCGAAGACAAGATCCACAGCATCGGTGCCGACCGGGTCGCGGCGTTTTTTGCCGAGCCGATCATGGGCTCCGGCGGGGTGATCATTCCCCCTGAAGGTTATCTGCAGCGCATGTGGCAGGTGTGCCAGGCCCACGACATCCTGTTTGTCGCCGATGAAGTGGTGACCTCGTTCGGCCGCCTGGGCAAGTGGTTCGCCTCCAGCGAGCTGTTCGGCGTGCAGCCGGACATCATCACCACCGCCAAAGGCCTGACCTCGGCCTACCTGCCGCTGGGGGCGTGCATTTTCTCGACGCGGATCTGGGACGTGATCGCCGAGCCCGGCCAAGGGCGCTGCTTCACCCACGGTTTCACCTACAGTGGCCATCCGGTGTGCTGCACCGCGGCGCTGAAGAACATCGAGATCATCGAGCGCGAGAACCTGCTGGCCCACGTGCAGGAGGTGGGCAGCTACCTGGAACAACGCCTGGCAACCCTGCGTGGTTTGCCGCTGGTGGGCGATGTGCGCTGCGAGAAACTCATGGCCTGCGTCGAGTTCGTGGCCGACAAGGCCAGCAAGGCGCTGTTTGCCGACGAGGTCAACATCGGCGAGCGGATTCATCTGCGGGCCCAGGCCAAGGGGTTGCTGGTGCGGCCGATCATGCACCTGAATGTAATGTCGCCGCCGCTGATCATCACCCATGCCCAGGTCGACGAAATCGTCGAGACCCTGCGCGCGTGCATCCTCGAGGTCGCCGCCGAACTCCAGGCCCTGGACCTGTACGCCGGGCGATGAGCAGCCGCGGCCTGCCTATGCGCGGTCCTGGCTCACCGGCTAGACTGCGCGGCATGAGCAAAGCCCAGGACCACACACTGATCGCCATGCCCTGGCGTGCCCTGCATCAATGGCACGCCGGGCTGGCGCACGCCTTTACCCGGATCGATACGGCGGATGCGTTGCGCTGCCTGGCGCAGGCCTTGGGACACCTGGTGTCGGTGGAATCGGTGATGATCAGCCTGGAGCGCAAGGACCAGCCACCCCAATCCTTGTACCTGCAAGGCATTCCCGAGCAGTACCGGGAGTCGGTGATCGAACGCTATTTCTCCGGCGGTTACCTGCTCGACCCGTTCTGCCTGGCGGTGGAGCAGGGCCTGGCGGAAGGCTTCTATCACCTGGAAGAAATCGCCCCGGACGACTTTTTCGACAGCGACTACTACAAGGCCTACTACCTCAAGGGCG from Pseudomonas sp. S04 encodes the following:
- a CDS encoding aminotransferase; the protein is MTTPNTEFFNQFDNAQLVKADKAHHMHGYHVFDEHRQNGALNIVAGDGAYIYDSEGQRFLDAVGGMWCTNIGLGREEMALAIADQVRQLAYANPFSDMANAVAIELCEKLASLAPGDLDHVFLTTGGSTAVDTAYRLIQYYQNCRGKPQKKHIIARYNAYHGSTCLTMSIGNKAADRVPEFDYAHELIHHVSNPNPYRAPDGMDEAQFLEFLVQEFEDKIHSIGADRVAAFFAEPIMGSGGVIIPPEGYLQRMWQVCQAHDILFVADEVVTSFGRLGKWFASSELFGVQPDIITTAKGLTSAYLPLGACIFSTRIWDVIAEPGQGRCFTHGFTYSGHPVCCTAALKNIEIIERENLLAHVQEVGSYLEQRLATLRGLPLVGDVRCEKLMACVEFVADKASKALFADEVNIGERIHLRAQAKGLLVRPIMHLNVMSPPLIITHAQVDEIVETLRACILEVAAELQALDLYAGR